From Lysinibacillus sp. SGAir0095, the proteins below share one genomic window:
- a CDS encoding VWA domain-containing protein produces the protein MDLRIDAPLALLLLIPLVGYFLWTWWKYRKQLKKNQQIVFGIRIFAAVLLVFAICSPYLLLPVKDEQIVYLIDRSASLEGIEDQAISFIEEGLKSKKETHHVGVYSFASNLQTESMLTDTLEHVPELSDITSRGDTDIAQAIQLATGIVDLEKATRIVLLTDGLETKGNVAEQLTKLKESNVSIDVVKLSQNVAADVSVQSFTTPQVAYAGEQQQLVTEIESTTATKGELYLYENDQLIYQEPVQLEEGSNVFTYRHVGQAEGLVKYEALVQVDEDAILENNKLTSVTMVQSTPRILIVSDQKEESSISSAIGTNSVNYDVIASSELPSSLSSFLHYNAIIFDNIPGHLVGEEKMGVIEQAVKNFGVGFMMVGGENSFGLGGYFKTPIEALLPVEMEVKGKQQLPSLGLVIVLDRSGSMMGPKIELAKEAAARSVELLRDGDTLGFIAFDDRPWEVIETAPLADKEKAVDTILSIPPGGGTEIYSSLELAYENLADLQLQRKHIILLTDGQSYTASSYEELIEAGKENNITLSTVAIGADADSSLLEDLSEWGSGRFYSVLDETTIPSILSRETAMISRTYIEDNPFHPIIYNTEGWNALFEAGVPQMNAYIGTTAKQTATVIAESEKEDPVLAEWQYGLGRTIAFTSDSTGAWTGDWARWEEWPNFWQTAISRMLPTYNEIAYDIRLDAQGSFVITDPTNQAAFLDIAIVNEFGEELEAQLEPISASKVRATVEAEPGLVFLRITSGDGKIYQAGQTIPYSKEYELHPPNESLIAQMTEQTGGLLIEEPEQAFREFAMKGAEKQGITLWLVLASMLLFFIDITIRRFGWSFLQTVGRGKKRSHQPESREETNVAQLLKEMKKK, from the coding sequence TTACTACTCATTCCGCTTGTTGGGTATTTCCTCTGGACATGGTGGAAGTACCGTAAGCAGCTAAAGAAAAATCAGCAAATTGTCTTTGGTATTCGAATTTTTGCAGCTGTCCTTTTAGTGTTTGCTATTTGTTCGCCTTATCTATTATTACCGGTAAAAGATGAACAGATTGTTTATTTAATTGACCGTTCCGCATCCCTGGAGGGAATAGAGGATCAAGCAATTTCCTTTATAGAGGAAGGCTTGAAGTCAAAAAAAGAAACGCATCATGTAGGGGTGTATTCCTTTGCCTCTAATCTTCAAACAGAATCGATGTTAACTGATACATTAGAGCATGTTCCAGAACTTAGTGACATCACAAGTAGAGGAGATACAGATATTGCGCAGGCAATACAATTGGCGACGGGCATTGTAGATCTAGAAAAGGCGACGCGCATTGTTTTGTTAACAGATGGTTTAGAAACAAAGGGGAATGTGGCAGAGCAACTAACAAAATTAAAGGAATCAAATGTTTCCATTGATGTTGTTAAGTTAAGTCAAAATGTAGCCGCTGACGTTTCGGTTCAAAGCTTTACGACACCACAAGTTGCTTATGCAGGGGAGCAACAACAGCTGGTGACGGAAATTGAATCGACAACAGCAACTAAAGGGGAACTTTACTTATACGAAAATGATCAACTTATCTATCAGGAACCAGTGCAGCTTGAAGAAGGGTCCAATGTGTTTACCTATCGACATGTAGGCCAGGCTGAAGGGTTAGTAAAGTATGAAGCCCTCGTTCAAGTAGATGAGGATGCGATTTTAGAAAATAACAAATTAACAAGTGTCACCATGGTCCAAAGTACACCGAGAATTTTAATTGTTAGTGACCAAAAAGAGGAATCTTCCATTAGTTCTGCGATTGGGACGAATTCAGTCAATTATGATGTGATAGCCTCAAGTGAATTACCGAGTTCTCTATCAAGCTTTTTACACTATAATGCGATTATTTTTGATAATATCCCTGGACATCTTGTCGGCGAGGAAAAAATGGGTGTTATTGAGCAAGCCGTTAAAAACTTTGGTGTCGGCTTTATGATGGTAGGTGGTGAAAATAGCTTTGGACTTGGGGGATATTTTAAAACGCCAATAGAAGCCCTATTACCAGTTGAAATGGAAGTTAAGGGAAAACAGCAATTACCATCATTAGGTTTAGTAATAGTCCTTGACCGCTCGGGAAGTATGATGGGTCCGAAAATCGAATTAGCCAAAGAAGCTGCTGCTCGATCTGTCGAATTATTGCGTGATGGAGATACCCTTGGTTTTATAGCATTTGATGACCGACCTTGGGAAGTAATTGAAACAGCGCCATTAGCGGATAAAGAAAAGGCTGTTGATACGATTTTATCGATACCTCCGGGTGGGGGGACAGAAATTTATTCCTCATTGGAGCTAGCCTATGAAAACTTGGCCGACTTACAATTACAACGTAAACATATTATCTTGCTTACTGATGGCCAATCCTATACAGCAAGCAGCTATGAAGAATTAATAGAAGCAGGAAAAGAAAATAATATTACTTTATCTACTGTTGCCATTGGAGCTGATGCAGATTCTTCTTTATTAGAGGATTTAAGTGAATGGGGAAGCGGACGTTTTTATAGTGTACTCGATGAAACAACGATTCCTTCCATTCTGTCACGCGAAACGGCCATGATATCAAGAACATATATAGAAGATAACCCTTTCCATCCAATTATCTATAATACAGAAGGATGGAATGCACTGTTTGAAGCGGGTGTTCCACAAATGAATGCTTATATCGGCACTACTGCAAAGCAAACAGCCACGGTGATTGCGGAAAGTGAGAAGGAAGATCCCGTATTAGCAGAATGGCAATATGGATTAGGTCGAACAATTGCCTTCACTTCAGACTCTACTGGTGCTTGGACGGGCGACTGGGCGCGCTGGGAGGAATGGCCAAACTTCTGGCAAACAGCAATTTCAAGAATGCTACCAACCTATAATGAAATTGCTTATGACATACGATTAGATGCCCAAGGTTCATTTGTCATCACAGATCCAACCAATCAGGCCGCATTTTTGGATATAGCCATTGTAAATGAATTTGGAGAAGAGCTGGAAGCCCAATTAGAGCCGATATCCGCAAGTAAGGTAAGGGCAACAGTTGAAGCTGAACCTGGCCTAGTTTTCCTCCGAATTACAAGTGGGGACGGGAAAATATATCAAGCTGGCCAGACGATTCCATATAGCAAGGAATATGAGCTGCATCCTCCCAATGAATCTTTAATAGCACAAATGACGGAGCAAACTGGAGGTTTACTTATAGAAGAGCCTGAGCAAGCATTCCGAGAATTTGCTATGAAGGGTGCAGAAAAACAAGGTATTACATTGTGGCTCGTTTTAGCGAGTATGCTATTATTCTTCATTGATATAACGATTCGAAGATTTGGGTGGAGCTTCCTGCAAACTGTTGGACGTGGGAAGAAGAGATCACATCAACCTGAATCTAGAGAGGAAACAAATGTCGCTCAGCTACTGAAGGAAATGAAAAAGAAATAA